The Populus alba chromosome 6, ASM523922v2, whole genome shotgun sequence genome contains a region encoding:
- the LOC118048524 gene encoding LOW QUALITY PROTEIN: probable pectinesterase/pectinesterase inhibitor 12 (The sequence of the model RefSeq protein was modified relative to this genomic sequence to represent the inferred CDS: inserted 1 base in 1 codon; deleted 6 bases in 4 codons; substituted 5 bases at 5 genomic stop codons), producing MAFSILKLLLLLLISSVFFTSTWALNTSSTTSLDARLSTIRTLCNSXTYPDALLYSLKLSIQINISPNIINLLLQTLQTAISEAGKLTNLFSNAGGSNIIERQRGTIQDCLELHQITVSSLKKNQFSRVRAGDSRKLVDARAYLSAALTNKNTCLEGLDSASGPLKPALLNSLTSTYQHVSNSLSMLPKSKHSKQGYKNRRLLGFPEWMSKKDRRILGKSDEDEYDLVKSFIVAADGNWRVFFSTITDAINFAPNIVMIEXLFELERSYMRENVEIPIFKTNIVLLGDGTDVTFITGKQKCSXMVGLTFRSATLYILCDYXIAAVSGDGFLAMDITIDNKLDQEKHQGSCLEXVQDLVALYRCSINGYRITLYCALISNFYRECDISGTIDYLFGNAAVVFQACNIISRKPLPNQFTVITAQSKETPDEYTGISIQNCSILATEDLYSNSSTVRSYLGRPWKVYSTTVVLESYIDGFINPEGWSKWSDDDGQGLDTLYYGEXRKLWPGSDAKTGVTWAGYHVMDDNDAYNFTVSYFITGDEWLDSTSIPYYDGILKLVF from the exons ATGGCTTTCTCCATTCTAaagcttctcctcctcctcctcatttCTTCTGTCTTCTTCACTTCTACATGGGCTCTCAACACATCTTCTACAACTTCTCTAGACGCCCGTCTCTCTACAATAAGAACTCTTTGCAATA AGACATATCCAGATGCGCTGCTTTACTCGTTAAAACTTTCCATTCAAATAAACATCAGTCCAAACATCATCAACTTGCTCCTCCAAACCCTCCAAACTGCGATATCTGAGGCCGGAAAACTAACCAATCTATTCTCAAATGCTGGTGGTTCAAACATCATTGAAAGACAAAGAGGAACAATCCAAGATTGCTTAGAACTACATCAAATCACGGTCTCATCTTTA AAAAAGAATCAGTTTTCACGAGTCCGCGCAGGTGATTCTCGTAAACTAGTTGATGCAAGGGCCTATCTTAGTGCAGCACTCACCAACAAGAACACTTGCTTAGAAGGCCTAGATTCTGCTTCTGGTCCTTTGAAGCCTGCTTTATTGAATAGCTTGACTAGTACATATCAGCATGTTAGCAACTCTCTTTCAATGCTTCCTAAGTCAAAACACAGCAAGCAGGGTTATAAAAACCGTCGCCTTTTAGGATTTCCAGAATGGATGTCAAAGAAAGATCGCCGGATTCTGGGCAAAAGTGATGAAGATGAATATGACCTAGTGAAGAGCTTTATAGTAGCTGCTGATGGCAACTGGAGG GTATTTTTTAGTACCATCACTGATGCCATAAACTTTGCTCCAAATATAGTTATGATAGAATAATTATTCGAGTTAGAGAGGAGTTATATGCGAGAGAATGTGGAAATTCCAATCTTCAAAACCAACATTGTTTTGCTTGGAGATGGAACTGACGTCACTTTCATTACTGGTAAACAGAAGTGTAGTTGAATGGTTGGACTTACTTTCAGATCTGCAACCTTGTAC ATACTTTGTGACTATTAAATTGCAGCGGTATCTGGTGATGGTTTTCTGGCCATGGACATAACCATTGACAACAAGCTGGACCAAGAGAAGCACCAAGGCAGTTGCCTCGAGTAAGTGCAAGACCTAGTAGCA CTCTACAGGTGCTCCATTAATGGCTACAGGATAACATTATATTGTGCACTCATTTCGAATTTTTATCGAGAGTGTGACATCTCCGGGACCATAGATTACCTATTCGGCAATGCTGCGGTCGTCTTCCAGGCATGTAATATTATATCCAGAAAGCCACTGCCTAACCAATTCACGGTCATTACTGCCCAGTCTAAAGAAACCCCGGATGAGTATACAGGAATCTCGATACAAAATTGTTCAATTTTGGCTACAGAAGATTTGTACTCCAACTCAAGCACTGTTAGGAGCTACCTCGGGAGGCCATGGAAAGTTTATTCAACGACAGTTGTTCTTGAGTCCTACATTGATGGTTTCATTAATCCAGAAGGTTGGAGCAAGTGGTCTGATGATGATGGTCAAGGATTAGACACTTTGTATTATGGAGAGTAACGAAAATTATGGCCTGGTTCT GACGCGAAAACCGGGGTTACATGGGCAGGGTACCATGTGATGGATGATAATGATGCTTACAATTTTACAGTATCATATTTCATAACCGGTGATGAATGGCTGGATTCCACTTCAATTCCTTATTATGATGGGATTTTAAAGCTAGTTTTTTGA
- the LOC118048523 gene encoding putative pectinesterase/pectinesterase inhibitor 45, giving the protein MVFQDFDQLSERRKLERQQKLRKKIIIASVSSIAFFVIVGAGVFALVSNHNISSPGSGGGSPSTVSQPAESATPASHVARVIKTVCNATTYQDTCQNTLEKGMGKEPSSVQPKDLLEIAIKAADKEIEKVLKKASSFKFDKPREKAAFDDCLELIEDAKEELKHCVDRVGNDIGKLAKNAPDLNNWLSAVMSYQQTCIDGFPEGKLKSDMEKTFKAARELTSNSLAMVSSLASFLKNFPFSGTINRRLLAEEYNSPSLDRDGLPGWTSHDDRRILKGANQDKPKPHVTVAKDGSGDFKTISEALAAMPAKYEGRYVIFVKQGIYDETVTVTKKMVNITMYGDGSQKTIVTGNKNFADGVQTFRTATFAVLGEGFLCKAMGFRNTAGPEKHQAVAIRVQADRAIFLNCRFEGYQDTLYAQTHRQFYRSCVITGTVDFIFGDAAAIFQNCLITVRKPMENQQNIVTAQGRIDGHETTGIVLQNCRIEPDKGLVPVKTKIRSYLGRPWKEFSRTVIMDSTIGDFIHPDGWLPWQGDFGLKTLYYAEYNNKGIGAQTKARIKWPGYHIIKKEEAMKFTVETFYQEDWISATGSPVRLGL; this is encoded by the exons ATGGTTTTCCAAGATTTTGATCAACTGTCAGAGCGAAGAAAATTAGAAAGGCAGCAAAAACTCAGGAAGAAAATTATCATTGCTTCGGTTTCAAGCATTGCCTTCTTTGTTATAGTTGGTGCTGGAGTTTTTGCCCTTGTTTCTAATCACAATATTAGCAGCCCGGGAAGCGGTGGAGGATCACCGTCAACTGTATCTCAGCCTGCAGAATCCGCAACACCGGCTTCGCATGTTGCAAGGGTTATCAAGACTGTATGTAATGCTACCACTTATCAGGATACATGCCAAAACACCCTCGAGAAGGGGATGGGAAAGGAGCCTTCTTCGGTTCAACCCAAGGATCTTCTCGAGATAGCAATCAAAGCAGCCGATAAAGAGATAGAGAAGGTCTTAAAGAAAGCCTCCTCGTTCAAATTCGACAAGCCACGGGAGAAAGCGGCATTTGATGATTGTCTGGAACTCATTGAGGATGCAAAAGAAGAATTGAAACACTGTGTTGACCGTGTTGGTAATGATATAGGTAAGCTAGCTAAAAATGCCCCGGACTTGAACAATTGGCTGAGTGCGGTCATGTCTTACCAACAAACTTGCATTGATGGATTCCCCGAAGGGAAATTGAAATCTGACATGGAAAAGACCTTTAAGGCAGCCAGAGAGCTTACAAGCAATTCCCTTGCAATGGTATCATCATTGGCTTCTTTCCTGAAAAACTTCCCCTTTTCCGGAACAATTAACCGTCGCCTTCTGGCTGAGGAATACAATTCACCCTCACTGGACAGGGATGGCCTTCCTGGATGGACGAGTCATGACGATCGGAGGATCTTGAAGGGTGCTAATCAAGACAAGCCAAAACCACATGTTACTGTGGCAAAAGATGGCAGTGGAGACTTCAAAACTATTTCCGAAGCATTGGCAGCCATGCCAGCAAAATACGAAGGACG GTATGTTATCTTTGTTAAACAAGGAATTTACGATGAGACCGTGACCGTGACGAAGAAGATGGTAAATATCACCATGTATGGTGATGGATCACAAAAGACCATTGTTACAGGGAACAAAAATTTTGCAGATGGAGTTCAGACTTTCAGAACTGCAACTTTTG CTGTGTTAGGAGAAGGATTTTTGTGCAAAGCTATGGGATTCAGAAACACAGCAGGTCCAGAGAAACATCAGGCTGTGGCCATCAGAGTCCAAGCTGATCGTGCAATATTCCTCAACTGTCGTTTTGAAGGATACCAAGATACCTTGTATGCACAAACTCACCGCCAATTCTACAGAAGCTGTGTCATTACCGGAACTGTTGATTTCATCTTCGGGGATGCAGCTGCCATCTTCCAGAACTGCCTTATTACTGTCAGGAAACCAATGgaaaaccaacaaaatattgTTACAGCCCAGGGTAGGATCGATGGACATGAAACTACAGGAATTGTTCTTCAAAACTGTCGCATCGAGCCAGACAAGGGCTTGGTTCCTGTGAAGACCAAGATCAGGAGCTACCTTGGAAGGCCTTGGAAGGAATTTTCAAGAACTGTAATAATGGATTCAACAATTGGTGATTTTATTCACCCTGATGGATGGCTACCATGGCAAGGAGACTTTGGGCTCAAAACCCTTTATTATGCAGAGTACAACAATAAAGGAATTGGTGCCCAAACAAAAGCTAGGATCAAGTGGCCTGGCTATCATATCATTAAGAAAGAAGAGGCCATGAAATTTACCGTCGAGACTTTCTATCAAGAGGATTGGATTAGCGCTACTGGCTCCCCTGTTCGCCTTGGCTTGTAA